Proteins encoded together in one Selenomonadales bacterium window:
- a CDS encoding MotA/TolQ/ExbB proton channel family protein produces the protein MGIFEIFVKGGLVMYPLLICSILVAAIGIERMIYLRKMKTASPTFMTDLDARLKSGDLDGAKSLCQHTDGAVPALIAGGLTATTDKDKLEQVFESGAAIAASRLRYRVGMLDMIVTLSPLLGLLGTVIGMIQSFSVFNLKSGEPMAITGGIGEALIATATGLCVAIFALVVYTILNHKIDALIDQMENAANAVILAAMERK, from the coding sequence ATGGGTATTTTTGAGATTTTTGTAAAAGGCGGACTCGTGATGTATCCGCTTCTTATCTGTTCGATATTGGTAGCGGCGATCGGCATCGAGCGCATGATCTACTTGCGCAAGATGAAAACAGCCTCGCCGACCTTTATGACTGACCTTGATGCGCGCCTCAAAAGCGGTGACCTCGACGGTGCGAAATCGCTCTGTCAGCATACGGACGGAGCGGTACCTGCTCTCATCGCGGGCGGACTAACGGCCACGACCGACAAGGACAAGCTCGAACAGGTATTCGAAAGCGGTGCGGCCATCGCGGCATCGCGTCTTCGTTATCGCGTAGGTATGCTCGACATGATCGTCACGCTCTCTCCGCTCCTCGGCCTTCTCGGTACCGTTATCGGTATGATCCAGTCGTTCAGCGTATTTAACTTAAAAAGCGGTGAACCGATGGCCATCACGGGCGGTATCGGCGAAGCACTCATCGCAACGGCAACAGGTCTTTGTGTTGCCATCTTCGCACTCGTTGTCTACACCATCCTCAATCACAAGATAGATGCCCTCATCGACCAGATGGAAAACGCGGCCAATGCGGTCATCTTAGCGGCGATGGAGCGCAAATGA